In the Engystomops pustulosus chromosome 2, aEngPut4.maternal, whole genome shotgun sequence genome, one interval contains:
- the CSRNP2 gene encoding cysteine/serine-rich nuclear protein 2 — translation MDAVTSRSLKRKFEEVDAGSPISTSKDSDDEISNSDSADSCDSINAPTTTGLIPTSILKRQKLMRQKNVRFDQVTVYYFSRRQGFTSVPSQGGSSLGMAQHHNSVQKYTLCEFAQEQEVTHREILREHLKEEKLHTKKMKLTKNGTVESEEAEGLTLEDVSDEDIDVDNVEVDDYFFLQPLPTKRRRALLRAAGVHRIDAEEKQELRAIRVSREECGCDCRIFCDPEVCPCSQAGIKCQVDRMSFPCGCSRDGCNNIAGRIEFNPIRVRTHYLHTIMKLELENKRQQPRPPPLEEELPHASFDVHPHQETQDFHEFIAENYHLENEAAVRHLQSAEERQRLLDEGDEASSSGSSLSLDSSVESLDVCLLETPISLPPSTCHSSTNPVLLSSSSSVLCYTDEDSGRPATPPDYTDGNLSIYSSPGLDTGSDMTESVHSEASEPSGPGKVNAEVCTIMTPCSKEVAPSSEPGDNASDLASQTNGPLGTCISEGGKLQEDPVSQTSWSGQPFSADKNLTA, via the exons ATGGATGCTGTGACGAGCAGAAGCCTGAAAAGAAAGTTTGAAGAAGTAGACGCTGGCTCGCCAATTTCTACATCAAAAGACTCAGACGATGAGATATCCAACAGTGACAGCGCAGACAGCTGTGACAGCATCAATGCTCCCACCACCACCGGACTTATCC CAACGTCCATCCTGAAGCGACAGAAACTTATGAGACAGAAGAATGTCCGTTTCGACCAGGTCACTGTCTATTACTTTTCACGTCGCCAAGGTTTCACCAGCGTGCCAAGCCAGGGGGGCAGCTCGTTGGGAATGGCCCAGCACCACAACTCTGTGCAAAAGTACACGCTATGCGAGTTTGCCCAAGAGCAAGAGGTGACCCATCGGGAAATTCTGCGTGAGCACCTAAAGGAGGAGAAACTTCACACAAAAAAGATGAAG CTGACAAAGAATGGTACAGTAGAATCGGAAGAAGCCGAAGGCCTCACCTTGGAGGATGTCTCGGATGAAGATATTGATGTAGATAATGTCGAAGTGGATGATTACTTCTTCCTTCAGCCGTTGCCAACAAAGAGACGTAGAGCTCTTCTCCGAGCAGCCGGGGTCCATCGCATTGATGCTGAAGAGAAGCAGGAGCTCCGAGCCATCCGTGTCTCCAGAGAGGAATGTGGGTGTGACTGTCGGATCTTCTGTGATCCGGAAGTTTGTCCATGCAGTCAGGCTGGGATCAAATGTCAG GTGGATCGTATGTCCTTTCCATGTGGATGTTCTCGGGATGGCTGCAATAATATAGCTGGCAGGATAGAATTTAACCCTATACGTGTACGGACCCATTATCTTCATACGATCATGAAACTTGAGCTGGAAAATAAGCGCCAGCAGCCACGACCTCCACCCCTAGAAGAGGAGCTTCCTCATGCCTCTTTTGATGTCCATCCTCATCAAGAGACACAGGACTTCCATGAATTCATTGCTGAGAACTATCACCTGGAGAACGAGGCTGCTGTTAGACACCTGCAAAGTGCGGAGGAGCGCCAGAGGCTCTTGGATGAGGGTGATGAGGCTTCTTCTAGTGGTTCTAGTCTCAGCCTGGACTCGAGTGTGGAGTCTCTAGATGTATGTCTTCTGGAGACTCCTATCTCACTGCCACCTTCCACCTGCCATTCCTCCACCAATCctgttttgttgtcctctagCTCTTctgtcctctgttatactgatgAGGACTCTGGGAGACCAGCCACCCCACCGGATTATACTGATGGAAATTTGTCCATTTACAGTTCACCAGGATTAGACACAGGGTCAGACATGACAGAATCTGTTCACTCTGAGGCTAGTGAACCGAGTGGCCCTGGGAAGGTTAACGCGGAGGTTTGCACTATAATGACCCCCTGCTCTAAAGAGGTGGCCCCATCCTCTGAGCCTGGGGACAATGCCTCTGACTTGGCATCTCAGACTAATGGGCCTCTAGGCACCTGCATAAGTGAAGGGGGGAAGCTGCAAGAAGATCCTGTGAGCCAAACCTCCTGGTCAGGCCAGCCTTTTTCTGCAGATAAAAACCTGACCGCCTGA